A region of Stegostoma tigrinum isolate sSteTig4 chromosome 5, sSteTig4.hap1, whole genome shotgun sequence DNA encodes the following proteins:
- the LOC125451563 gene encoding protein FAM83A-like, which yields MMNTQSYWKNKWYQSKNVGKIKRRLEAVKNPWMSAPEFDLSHNESIRFATDALLDVGTEAYDNVLAEEGEVSFLSPSEIQYITSNPKEPLQPEEPQLEGGQTKPGAPDVSSDLTGTYFPLNSDSNGPMLEQGWPMADKRYYLKGPSNIKVYFQTAKSQSIKNILRFYISQAIELIAIVMDIFTDVDIFCDILEAANKRDVAVYILLDQHSLQYFIEMCEKLQITTTHLTNIEIRHVSGDLYCSKSGKKFSGQVQEKFTIIDCLHVLAGSYSFTWLSGQVHRNFITHFSGHIVESFDEEFRRLFSQSKPVSEFSSKQALPRSLPKSSLKTSSGPIITWPESRNTLSNTLSSLSNSSQPSLNIHPFAKGKDLHNQKHNSRAAPQYRLLYTPLLQERNYPFQVDGHLNEIPKPTLNSNRINTLRAQVEDLQNVSRLLPFRQHHMLTDTKLLFNLERTHIGNYSMETPFRLSNLANHKYFNNRYEKHLNQCK from the exons ATGATGAACActcaaagttactggaaaaacaaATGGTATCAGTCGAAGAATGTTGGCAAGATCAAGAGGCGACTGGAAGCAGTTAAAAACCCCTGGATGTCTGCGCCTGAGTTTGACCTGAGCCACAATGAAAGCATAAGATTCGCAACAGATGCCTTACTGGATGTTGGCACTGAGGCTTATGACAACGTGTTGGCTGAAGAAGGAGAAGTGAGCTTCCTATCTCCTTCAGAAATACAATACATTACTAGTAACCCTAAGGAGCCCCTCCAACCTGAGGAACCCCAATTAGAAGGGGGTCAAACCAAACCTGGGGCACCAGATGTCTCTTCAGACCTGACTGGCACTTACTTTCCACTCAACTCAGACAGCAATGGACCAATGTTGGAACAAGGTTGGCCAATGGCAGACAAAAGATATTACCTGAAGGGACCCTCAAACATCAAAGTTTACTTTCAGACTGCAAAATCGCAGAGCATCAAAAATATTTTACGCTTCTACATCAGCCAAGCTATTGAG CTGATAGCTATCGTGATGGACATATTCACTGATGTTGACATCTTCTGTGATATCCTCGAAGCAGCCAACAAACGGGATGTCGCTGTTTACATTCTCCTGGATCAGCACTCCTTACAGTACTTCATTGAAATGTGTGAAAAACTCCAGATAACAACTACCCATTTAACG AATATCGAAATCAGGCATGTGTCTGGTGACCTCTACTGTTCAAAATCTGGAAAAAAATTTTCAGGCCAAGTTCAGGAAAAGTTTACCATTATTGATTGCTTACATGTGTTAGCGGGATCCTACAG TTTTACTTGGTTATCAGGGCAGGTGCACAGGAATTTCATCACTCACTTTTCAGGACACATTGTTGAAAGCTTTGATGAAGAATTCCGCAGGCTGTTTTCTCAGTCCAAGCCAGTAAGTGAATTCAGTTCAAAGCAAGCGTTGCCTCGCAGCCTTCCAAAAAGCTCACTGAAAACCAGCAGTGGACCAATAATCACGTGGCCAGAAAGTCGCAACACCCTTTCAAATACTTTAAGCAGTCTATCCAATTCCAGCCAGCCATCACTCAACATCCATCCCTTTGCCAAAGGTAAGGATCTTCACAACCAGAAACACAACAGCAGAGCTGCTCCTCAGTACAGACTGTTGTACACACCACTTCTGCAGGAGAGGAACTATCCCTTCCAAGTTGACGGCCATCTTAATGAAATACCAAAGCCAACTCTAAATTCTAATCGTATCAACACACTAAGAGCTCAGGTGGAGGACCTGCAGAATGTATCACGACTATTACCTTTCAGGCAACATCACATGCTGACAGACACTAAACTGTTGTTCAACCTGGAGCGAACCCACATAGGAAATTACTCAATGGAAACCCCATTCAGACTGAGCAACCTAGCCAATCATAAGTACTTCAACAATAGATATGAAAAACACTTGAACCAATGCAAATGA